Proteins encoded together in one Triticum dicoccoides isolate Atlit2015 ecotype Zavitan chromosome 7B, WEW_v2.0, whole genome shotgun sequence window:
- the LOC119337732 gene encoding uncharacterized protein LOC119337732 isoform X4: MAAAGTLVVYKAVFAALGCLMVGTLVYTCITDGSPFRTELLTPWMVTTLVDLYVNIAAISTWVVYKEGNWITSIFWVVLLICFGRQDNLPERKCSFVVIGRTIFSILGILMAALVTYTVITDGLPFRKDLLTPWMAATLIDFYINVFAISVWVVHRESTWISAVIWICLLICFGSITTCGYIVVQLLQVSYQDPVYHLLLNSHSKYGIAPLQKT; the protein is encoded by the exons ATGGCGGCGGCAGGTACCCTAGTCGTGTACAAGGCGGTGTTCGCCGCGCTTGGCTGCCTCATGGTGGGTACCCTGGTGTACACCTGCATCACCGACGGCTCGCCGTTTCGCACCGAGCTGCTGACCCC GTGGATGGTGACAACACTGGTTGATCTTTATGTAAATATAGCAGCAATTTCG ACTTGGGTTGTCTACAAGGAAGGAAATTGGATTACTTCTATCTTCTGGGTAGTATTGTTGATTTGTTTCGGCAG GCAAGATAATCTACCTGAAAGGAAGTGTTCTTTTGTCGTCATCGGAAGAACTATTTTCAGCATTCTGGGCATACTCATGGCTGCACTTGTCACGTATACTGTCATTACAGATGGACTGCCTTTCAGGAAGGATTTGTTGACACC GTGGATGGCTGCAACCTTAATTGACTTCTATATAAATGTCTTTGCAATATCG GTATGGGTTGTTCACAGGGAGTCGACTTGGATCTCAGCAGTCATTTGGatatgcttgttgatatgcttcggAAG CATCACAACATGTGGCTACATTGTGGTTCAACTTCTCCAAGTGTCATACCAAGACCCAGTCTACCATCTGCTACTGAACTCCCATAGCAAGTATGGAATCGCACCCTTGCA GAAGACCTGA
- the LOC119337732 gene encoding uncharacterized protein LOC119337732 isoform X3 yields MAAAGTLVVYKAVFAALGCLMVGTLVYTCITDGSPFRTELLTPWMVTTLVDLYVNIAAISTWVVYKEGNWITSIFWVVLLICFGSATTCAYIVSKLFEITSSGLSQNPLDLLLLRQDNLPERKCSFVVIGRTIFSILGILMAALVTYTVITDGLPFRKDLLTPWMAATLIDFYINVFAISVWVVHRESTWISAVIWICLLICFGSITTCGYIVVQLLQVSYQDPVYHLLLNSHSKKT; encoded by the exons ATGGCGGCGGCAGGTACCCTAGTCGTGTACAAGGCGGTGTTCGCCGCGCTTGGCTGCCTCATGGTGGGTACCCTGGTGTACACCTGCATCACCGACGGCTCGCCGTTTCGCACCGAGCTGCTGACCCC GTGGATGGTGACAACACTGGTTGATCTTTATGTAAATATAGCAGCAATTTCG ACTTGGGTTGTCTACAAGGAAGGAAATTGGATTACTTCTATCTTCTGGGTAGTATTGTTGATTTGTTTCGGCAG TGCCACTACATGTGCTTATATTGTTAGCAAGTTATTTGAGATAACATCTTCAGGGCTTTCCCAAAATCCGCTTGATCTTTTGTTGCTCAG GCAAGATAATCTACCTGAAAGGAAGTGTTCTTTTGTCGTCATCGGAAGAACTATTTTCAGCATTCTGGGCATACTCATGGCTGCACTTGTCACGTATACTGTCATTACAGATGGACTGCCTTTCAGGAAGGATTTGTTGACACC GTGGATGGCTGCAACCTTAATTGACTTCTATATAAATGTCTTTGCAATATCG GTATGGGTTGTTCACAGGGAGTCGACTTGGATCTCAGCAGTCATTTGGatatgcttgttgatatgcttcggAAG CATCACAACATGTGGCTACATTGTGGTTCAACTTCTCCAAGTGTCATACCAAGACCCAGTCTACCATCTGCTACTGAACTCCCATAGCAA GAAGACCTGA
- the LOC119337732 gene encoding uncharacterized protein LOC119337732 isoform X1 gives MAAAGTLVVYKAVFAALGCLMVGTLVYTCITDGSPFRTELLTPWMVTTLVDLYVNIAAISTWVVYKEGNWITSIFWVVLLICFGSATTCAYIVSKLFEITSSGLSQNPLDLLLLRQDNLPERKCSFVVIGRTIFSILGILMAALVTYTVITDGLPFRKDLLTPWMAATLIDFYINVFAISVWVVHRESTWISAVIWICLLICFGSITTCGYIVVQLLQVSYQDPVYHLLLNSHSKYGIAPLQKT, from the exons ATGGCGGCGGCAGGTACCCTAGTCGTGTACAAGGCGGTGTTCGCCGCGCTTGGCTGCCTCATGGTGGGTACCCTGGTGTACACCTGCATCACCGACGGCTCGCCGTTTCGCACCGAGCTGCTGACCCC GTGGATGGTGACAACACTGGTTGATCTTTATGTAAATATAGCAGCAATTTCG ACTTGGGTTGTCTACAAGGAAGGAAATTGGATTACTTCTATCTTCTGGGTAGTATTGTTGATTTGTTTCGGCAG TGCCACTACATGTGCTTATATTGTTAGCAAGTTATTTGAGATAACATCTTCAGGGCTTTCCCAAAATCCGCTTGATCTTTTGTTGCTCAG GCAAGATAATCTACCTGAAAGGAAGTGTTCTTTTGTCGTCATCGGAAGAACTATTTTCAGCATTCTGGGCATACTCATGGCTGCACTTGTCACGTATACTGTCATTACAGATGGACTGCCTTTCAGGAAGGATTTGTTGACACC GTGGATGGCTGCAACCTTAATTGACTTCTATATAAATGTCTTTGCAATATCG GTATGGGTTGTTCACAGGGAGTCGACTTGGATCTCAGCAGTCATTTGGatatgcttgttgatatgcttcggAAG CATCACAACATGTGGCTACATTGTGGTTCAACTTCTCCAAGTGTCATACCAAGACCCAGTCTACCATCTGCTACTGAACTCCCATAGCAAGTATGGAATCGCACCCTTGCA GAAGACCTGA
- the LOC119337732 gene encoding uncharacterized protein LOC119337732 isoform X2 codes for MAAAGTLVVYKAVFAALGCLMVGTLVYTCITDGSPFRTELLTPWMVTTLVDLYVNIAAISTWVVYKEGNWITSIFWVVLLICFGSATTCAYIVSKLFEITSSGLSQNPLDLLLLRQDNLPERKCSFVVIGRTIFSILGILMAALVTYTVITDGLPFRKDLLTPWMAATLIDFYINVFAISVWVVHRESTWISAVIWICLLICFGSITTCGYIVVQLLQVSYQDPVYHLLLNSHSKYGIAPLQ; via the exons ATGGCGGCGGCAGGTACCCTAGTCGTGTACAAGGCGGTGTTCGCCGCGCTTGGCTGCCTCATGGTGGGTACCCTGGTGTACACCTGCATCACCGACGGCTCGCCGTTTCGCACCGAGCTGCTGACCCC GTGGATGGTGACAACACTGGTTGATCTTTATGTAAATATAGCAGCAATTTCG ACTTGGGTTGTCTACAAGGAAGGAAATTGGATTACTTCTATCTTCTGGGTAGTATTGTTGATTTGTTTCGGCAG TGCCACTACATGTGCTTATATTGTTAGCAAGTTATTTGAGATAACATCTTCAGGGCTTTCCCAAAATCCGCTTGATCTTTTGTTGCTCAG GCAAGATAATCTACCTGAAAGGAAGTGTTCTTTTGTCGTCATCGGAAGAACTATTTTCAGCATTCTGGGCATACTCATGGCTGCACTTGTCACGTATACTGTCATTACAGATGGACTGCCTTTCAGGAAGGATTTGTTGACACC GTGGATGGCTGCAACCTTAATTGACTTCTATATAAATGTCTTTGCAATATCG GTATGGGTTGTTCACAGGGAGTCGACTTGGATCTCAGCAGTCATTTGGatatgcttgttgatatgcttcggAAG CATCACAACATGTGGCTACATTGTGGTTCAACTTCTCCAAGTGTCATACCAAGACCCAGTCTACCATCTGCTACTGAACTCCCATAGCAAGTATGGAATCGCACCCTTGCAGTAA